One window from the genome of Sebastes umbrosus isolate fSebUmb1 chromosome 12, fSebUmb1.pri, whole genome shotgun sequence encodes:
- the LOC119498449 gene encoding E3 ubiquitin/ISG15 ligase TRIM25-like, with protein MAQQGVQLDHEEISCSICLDLLKDPVTTSCGHNYCMNCIKGFWDGEDEKKLYSCPQCRQTFTPRPVLLKNTMLADLVEKLKKPGLQAAPADHCYAGPEDVACDFCTGRKLKAFKSCLVCLASYCEKHLQPHYDVAPLKKHKLVEPSKKLQENICSRHDEVMKMFCRTDQQCICYLCSVDEHKGHDTVSAAAERTKRQRELEVSRLNIQQRIQDGEKDVKLLQQEVEAVNRSADKAVEDSEKIFTELIRLMEKRSCDVKQQVRSQQKSEVSRVKELQEKLEQEITELKRRDAELKLLSHTEDHNQFLHNYPSLSPLSESTSSINIRPLSYFEDVTAAVSEVRDKLQDVLREKWTNVSWTVSNVDVLLSQPEPKTRAGFLQYSQEITLDPNTANTHLLLSEGNRKSSFMGQQSYSSHPDRFTRCCCQVLSRESLTGRCYWEVEWRGGRVYVAVAYKSISRAEGECRFGFNDKSWALECNNNRYTFWYNRVQTPVSGPQSSRVGVYLDHSAGILSFYSVSETMTLLHRVQTTFTEPLYAGLGLYYMFWNVGATAELCKLNQTEVI; from the coding sequence atggcgcagcAAGGAGTTCAGCTGGACCATGAAGAAATCTCTTGttcgatctgtctggatctactgaaggatccggtgactacttcctgtggacacaactactgcatgaactgtattaaaggcttctgggatggagaggatgagaagaagctctacagctgccctcagtgtaggcagaccttcacaccgaggcctgtcctgctgaaaaacaccatgttagcagattTAGTGGAGAAACTGAAGAAGcctggactccaagctgctcctgctgatcactgctatgctggacctgaagatgtggcctgtgatttctgcactgggaggaaactgaaagccttcaagtcctgtctggtgtgtctggcctcttactgtgagaaacacctccagcctcattatgaTGTGGCtccattaaagaaacacaagctggtggagccctccaagaagctccaggagaacatctgctctcgtcacgacgaggtgatgaagatgttctgtcgtactgatcagcagtgtatctgttatctctgctctgtggatgaacataaaggccacgacaccgtctcagctgcagcagaaaggaccaagaggcagagagagctggaggtgagtcgactcaacatccagcagaggatccaggacggagagaaagatgtgaagctgctccaacaggaggtggaggctgtcaatcgctctgctgataaagcagtggaggacagtgagaagatcttcaccgagctgatccgtctcatggagaaaagaagctgtgatgtgaagcagcaggtcagatcccagcagaaaagtgaagtgagtcgagtcaaagagcttcaggagaagctggagcaggagatcactgagctgaagaggagagacgctgagctgaagctgctgtcacacacagaggatcacaacCAGTTTCTACACaactacccctcactgtcaccgCTCAGCGAGTctacatccagcatcaatatccgtcctctgagctactttgaggacgtgacggcggctgtgtcagaagtcagagataaactacaggacgttctgagagagaaatggacaaacgtctcaTGGACAGTGTCTaatgtggatgttttactgtcacaaccagagcccaagaccagagctggattcttaCAGTATTCAcaagaaatcacactggatccaaacacagcaaacacacatctgttattatctgaggggaacagaaaatCATCATTCATGGGACAACAGTCTTATtctagtcacccagacagattcactaGATGTTGTTgtcaggtcctgagtagagagagtctgactggacgttgttactgggaggtggagtggagagggggaagagtttatgtagcagtcgcatacaagagtatcagCAGAGCAGAGGGTGAATGTAGATTTGGATTCAATGACAAATCTTGGGCGTTAGAATGTAACAATAACAGGTATACATTTTGGTACAACCGTGTCCAAACTCCCGTCTCAGGTCCtcagtcctccagagtaggagtgtatctggatcacagtgcaggtattctgtccttctacagcgtctctgaaaccatgactctcctccacagagtccagaccacattcactgagcctctctatgctggacttgggctttattatatgttttggAATGTTGGAGCcactgctgagttgtgtaaactcaaccagacagaagtcatttaa